The genomic DNA CATGAGCACCTTTACGACCGGCTCCTGAACCGCTGCAATAAAATCCTCAACCTCGACAATCCGCATCCCCGTAATTTCGCCTTCGATATCCGTATACTTATTATGTGCCGGAGTCACGATATCATCGCCAACGTAAGTATGGATCCATACGCCCTCCTGCTTGCTGATTGCGTACAGCTCATGGGCCGTTTCCGGTGTCAAAGTACTGCTGAACAAGACCTCCTGGGTTGCGGAATTGGTAATTTTCGCCCCATTAAAGGATAGAATAAAGCTGCCGTATTTCTCCAGCTCTAATTCCTTGGCGATATGCGTCATAGCAAAGGTCGGGCGGCCGGAGGCCAGCACCACCTTCATTCCTGCCTCCTGCGCATCCATCAGCGCCTGCTTCGTGCGAGGCGAAATCGTATGGTCATCCCGCAGCAGCGTATCATCCAAATCCAGCACGATCATTTTATAATTCATCTCTCTATGTCCCCTCCACTCATTCTGTCGATAAGCTATGAAGCTAGCTGCTTAGTATCGCAATATACATAGCATACCATCTCTGAATGAGCTTGAGGGTATTATTTCGCTAGTTTAATCCAACGAACCTAATAGTTTGCGTTATAGAATAGACTCGTTCACCACAATATACACATCGAAGCACGGCTCCGCGCCGGCGGGCGGTTGAATGGATAGCGTGTATCCGGTAGAGACCTGGATCATCTTGTTGCGGTGGATGTAATCCACCAGCTCTGTGAATACCCGGTCCAAGCCTTCGGGATCTCCGGCATACCTGGTATGAACCGCATTCACCAGCTGAAACATCGGTTTGAATCCGTAAGGCTCCGGCAAATCCAGTGGCCGATCGACCGGGAACATAAACTCCATGTCCAGAACCTGCTCTTCCGAATCATGATCTATTGCGAAAGTAGCGGAGATCATCGGTCCGTTGCGTTTAGCTCCGCTGCCTTTCAAAACGGCAACGAATTGGCCCAGCCTATGATCAATCTCGGACTGCTTCATTCTTGCGCGATAGGAAGCCACATTCTCAAATCTGATGCTCTTCCCGGTTTCGATTTGAATCGTCTGCTCCATCCTATATACCTCCTGGATTATTAGATATGTTTTCTTATTTGGGAATCGTCCGCTCTTCCGTCCCATAGCGGCGCTGTGCAGCACTTTGAATCCACTGAATCCGGTGCTCGAACGAAGGATGCGTCTGCAGCTTCTCGATGAATCTGTGAATCGATAACACGGAATGGTTCAATTCGGCCAGTTTGGTTAGTGCGGCAATCAATACCTTCGCTGGTATTCCCATCTTTAACACGTATTCGTCCGCATCCCTCTCCAGCTTTCTCGATACGTACGAGCTCACAAACCACAAATATCCCAGCAGCAGAGCCAAAATAAAAACAACCCCGACAGGTATGGGTATGTGAAACCCATTAGCCTCTGCTTGATCCATCAACGACGTCAGGCCTAAAAATAAAGGAATTGCCGCAACGAACAGAACGGCTTTAATCCATAAATGGAACCTTCTGATATGACCGATCTCATGGGCAAGAATGGCATTTACTTCATCTAACGAAAGATTCTCCAGCAAATAGCTGGCTACGAACACCTGCTTATAAATCAGGCCGCAGACGAGCGCATTAGCTACTTTGCTGTCAGTTGTCGGCCATTCAAATACCTGTACCCGCTTCATCTCATGTTTGTGCAAAAACCCCTCGATATCCGCCTTCTTCCTCTCATCCCTCAGCGGCCTGGCCGATAAAGTAATGCGAAGCAGATAAGGATACGCAAGGTTATAGGCCGCGATTCCGATGAATATGAACAGACAGGACCATAGACCGCTTAGCTCGATCTTCATCCAATTGAATCTGAGCGGCAGCACAACGAGTGCTGGCAAGTACATTAGAATGCTGGACTTGGCCGCCATCGCCAGTTCCTTCCGCATGGAAGTTCCGACATCTCGAACGATTCTGCTGACCCGGTGATAAATAGCCTGGCTCAGGATCGTACTGAGCATCAAATAGGCAAATGGCAGCGTCGTTATGAGAACAAAATTTAGCTTCGTCTTTGGCAAAAAGCTGGCCAGCAGCATGATGATCGCAACCATCGAAACTACGTAGTATATGTAATGAGTGAATCTTATCGTTCCGAACAAATACAAGGCCCGTTCCTTGGATCCCGTTGCCTTGTAACGCTGAATCGTAAGATTGCTAATAATTATGGCAATCACTGCATTAAACAAATAAATGATGATGGATAAAATGATCTTTGCTGCAATCATGGCCTCACTCCGTTATAACTGCCTTTAGATTCAGATTTGCTTTATTCTATAAACGACGATTCAGCCGGGCTGGAATGCCCGACTGAAATCATCAAATGATTATCGTTAATGTTGATCAGCTTGTCCAAAAGGCTGCTGCCAGATTGGACGGCCTATTGGCAATTACCACCAGAACGTAAGAAGATAAGCTGCAGCTCCGCCAACCGCTCCCGCGGCTCCGCCTACGAGCGCTCCTGGTCCAGCACCGACACCGCCAGCCAAAGCTCCGCTAGCTGCGCCGCCGATGGCACCACTGGCCGCACCGCCGACTACCGATTTCCCCAGATCGCTCCAGCTGAAATCACCGCCGCCGTCAATTGCCATCATTTCATGAAGAGACAGTTCGCTAAAGCCATTCAGTTGCATAACAGAATCCATAAATTCTCCTCCTTAAAATAATATTTACTTTAGTTAAGAGCTGTGCATTATATGTAAATGTCTAACTAAAGTACGCCTTTGCTACTTCCCTCCGTTGTTTCTTCTTTTGACATACAGGCTATAAATAAAGACAGCGGCAAACCCTACAATGAACGAGAAGATAATAGTAATTGCCATGGGTATTTACCTCTTTCTGGTTAGTTTCTCCAATTAACTATATTATTAACAATATGACAAAATAAGTAAATATCCCCTGAGGGCTAATTTGAGTGATTTACCAGACTCGCAGCACTTTTACCTTGCCGTCATGGATCTCCAGCTCCATCTGCGCCTTAGGCGATCCGGTCTGCTTCAGCATCTGGACCTTCTGTTCCTCATTCAAGTTGACGATAATGCGATCTTTAAACTTGCTAGCCTGCTTTCTCCAATTGCTCATGACGTCATAGTAGTCGAATAAGTAGGCATGGTTCCCTGGCTCTCTCTTTCTAGCATAGGTGCCGGCCGCAGAATAGGATGAGGGGCGTTCAATTAGGGGAGCCTCCTGCAAATCTTCGATTAAACGGGCCGTTATCGGTGCGCCCGTCTTCAGCTCGATATCGAGAAAAGCCGGCATGCTGTTGCATTCAATAAGCACGAACTCGCCGTCCGGAGTCCTTCTCAGATCTATACCGCTGAATCGGAGCCCCAGCTGCTCCATCGCTTTGGCACAGAAGCTGACAACGCCTTCAGGCAGGTCAACGCTCTCATATTGCACTTCTCCGGAATGATATTCCGGGTCGGTCCGGTAATCCAGAATATCCGGATTCGATTTGATAATTTTATGAGCAGAAATCATTTGTCCGGCCAGCATGTTGACGCGAATGTCGTCCCCAGGGATCTCCTCCTGGAATATCGCAGGCTCATTGCTGATGGCATCAAGCTGCTCCAGCAGCTCTGGGGTCACCTTTCGGCAATAACTGCCTCCAGGAAGCGGTTTGCAAACCGCGCCCTTCACCTCAGAAATGAAATTGCGGGCGATTTCCGGGTTAGATGTAATACAGGTTCTGGGCAGGGGAATGCCTAGTCTATGGAGGGCGTTCAATTGATAGTATTTCGATGAGTTGCTCGGCGCGTTGATAACTCTCGCCCCTTCCTCATGAAGGGCGTGCATCCAGCCCCGTACTGCCTCAACCTGGGCTGAGAACTGGAGCTGATTG from Paenibacillus woosongensis includes the following:
- a CDS encoding Cof-type HAD-IIB family hydrolase, with protein sequence MNYKMIVLDLDDTLLRDDHTISPRTKQALMDAQEAGMKVVLASGRPTFAMTHIAKELELEKYGSFILSFNGAKITNSATQEVLFSSTLTPETAHELYAISKQEGVWIHTYVGDDIVTPAHNKYTDIEGEITGMRIVEVEDFIAAVQEPVVKVLMVDDPEKLVALESKLQPQLAGELNVVRSKPFFLEFTEAGVDKGTSLHHLIQQLGIKREEVIAIGDSYNDLAMIEFAGLGVAMGNAPDDIKAVADYVTDTNMEDGVAKVVEKYMLNQAASTV
- a CDS encoding Blp family class II bacteriocin; this translates as MDSVMQLNGFSELSLHEMMAIDGGGDFSWSDLGKSVVGGAASGAIGGAASGALAGGVGAGPGALVGGAAGAVGGAAAYLLTFWW
- a CDS encoding ATP-grasp domain-containing protein, whose amino-acid sequence is MPILVVNPMNDVHCRHMVTMLRERGIEYKELGSPKLNDYAAVNGELIYNGEPLRRLRSVYFRSIMTHNPNQLAGGTAADRYNNQLQFSAQVEAVRGWMHALHEEGARVINAPSNSSKYYQLNALHRLGIPLPRTCITSNPEIARNFISEVKGAVCKPLPGGSYCRKVTPELLEQLDAISNEPAIFQEEIPGDDIRVNMLAGQMISAHKIIKSNPDILDYRTDPEYHSGEVQYESVDLPEGVVSFCAKAMEQLGLRFSGIDLRRTPDGEFVLIECNSMPAFLDIELKTGAPITARLIEDLQEAPLIERPSSYSAAGTYARKREPGNHAYLFDYYDVMSNWRKQASKFKDRIIVNLNEEQKVQMLKQTGSPKAQMELEIHDGKVKVLRVW
- a CDS encoding M48 family metalloprotease, yielding MIAAKIILSIIIYLFNAVIAIIISNLTIQRYKATGSKERALYLFGTIRFTHYIYYVVSMVAIIMLLASFLPKTKLNFVLITTLPFAYLMLSTILSQAIYHRVSRIVRDVGTSMRKELAMAAKSSILMYLPALVVLPLRFNWMKIELSGLWSCLFIFIGIAAYNLAYPYLLRITLSARPLRDERKKADIEGFLHKHEMKRVQVFEWPTTDSKVANALVCGLIYKQVFVASYLLENLSLDEVNAILAHEIGHIRRFHLWIKAVLFVAAIPLFLGLTSLMDQAEANGFHIPIPVGVVFILALLLGYLWFVSSYVSRKLERDADEYVLKMGIPAKVLIAALTKLAELNHSVLSIHRFIEKLQTHPSFEHRIQWIQSAAQRRYGTEERTIPK